The Lycium ferocissimum isolate CSIRO_LF1 chromosome 1, AGI_CSIRO_Lferr_CH_V1, whole genome shotgun sequence genome includes a region encoding these proteins:
- the LOC132061523 gene encoding uncharacterized protein LOC132061523 has product MIWGTPEHIRADYRYEIEKANEDSFTALEVQDDKLLYFFVAYGPCIRGFKNIRNVLAVDETFLTGQFGGVMLIAMPNTNELSIISDRNASIKKAIATVYDQAHHGVCTRHLGENIRTNYHVGSSILGLYYDASNAYRVEEFNEYLEEIRRKGYGNVVEYLKNDVGFERWSRVHFPRRRYDVMTSNIAESVNARLVIEREYPIITLFNAIQRMLCRWFHERRGPTLCTSNYLALTTNTLVRETRREIIDKLSVQQLHVNEFIVQGYGQDARVNINDKTCSCRVWDLQQLPCAHALAALRAQRLPDYGERVYNLCSPYYSAEFHRLAYSEIINPVPP; this is encoded by the exons atgatatggggaACACCGGAACACATACGCGCAGATTATCGGTACGAGATTGAAAAAGCAAATGAAGATAGCTTTACGGCTTTGGAGGTTCAAGATGAcaaacttttatatttttttgttgcctATGGGCCATGCATAAGAGGATTTAAGAACATAAGAAATGTCCTCGCCGTGGATGAGACTTTTTTAACGGGCCAATTTGGTGGTGTAATGCTAATTGCAA TGCCAAATACAAATGAGTTATCCATCATATCAGACAGAAATGCGAGCATAAAGAAAGCAATTGCTACAGTTTACGATCAAGCTCATCATGGAGTATGTACCAGGCACCTTGGGGAAAATATTCGTACAAACTACCATGTTGGTTCTTCAATCCTTGGTCTATACTATGACGCATCAAATGCGTATCGAGTCGAAGAGTTCAATGAGTATTTAGAAGAAATTCGACGCAAAGGTTatggtaatgttgttgaataCCTCAAGAATGATGTTGGTTTCGAACGGTGGAGTAGAGTTCATTTTCCAAGAAGAAGGTATGATGTCATGACATCCAATATTGCAGAGTCTGTGAATGCCAGACTTGTAATTGAAAGAGAATATCCCATCATTACTTTATTTAATGCAATTCAAAGGATGTTGTGTCGATGGTTCCATGAGCGTCGTGGTCCAACGTTGTGCACGAGTAACTATTTAGCTCTAACGACAAATACTTTAGTGCGAGAAACTAGACGTGAAATAATAGACAAATTATCTGTACAACAACTTCACGTGAATGAGTTTATTGTTCAAGGGTATGGTCAGGATGCAAGAGTTAACATCAACGACAAAACATGCTCTTGTAGGGTGTGGGATCTTCAGCAATTGCCTTGTGCCCATGCATTGGCAGCACTCAGAGCTCAGCGATTACCAGACTATGGTGAGAGAGTTTACAATCTATGTTCACCATATTATTCAGCAGAATTCCATCGGTTGGCTTATTCAGAGATTATAAACCCCGTTCCTCCATAA
- the LOC132061513 gene encoding uncharacterized protein LOC132061513, with translation MVWFVESFLWAGDQKRTVDIKNMKMVTNLDYFNAYPWGRRSFEMTVEFLVNVNLKKKSAEWKENNSTSKGYSLQGFPWAFMVWAFEAIPILGEAFGQPLIESPLPLPRLLRWYDKKKTPPDYKTVLLTMQNKEVVVHPTLVPTNVESKKSYLINWEDLKDEVDENIDRLTKVVSGVTRLVNSSLERHEIPVAMDHDGHETDIRRQPSKGVTENINLSDSPDKLSQLIELCANMFNEMKDMNKKLNERMDGLDAKVDHLSGIVGGLHVQVEKLSKKKYDDENFQVGDEQPDMLEKKVIGELEEEGSNMVDKDEATKFAGVCTTRAKRTRKTNPKYD, from the exons ATGGTGTGGTTTGTTGAGTCTTTTTTATGGGCTGGTGATCAAAAGCGAACTGTTGATAtaaagaatatgaaaatggtGACAAACTTGGATTACTTTAATGCATATCCTTGGGGTAGGCGTTCTTTTGAGATGACAGTTGAGTTCCTCGTAAATGTTAACTTAAAGAAAAAGTCTGCAGaatggaaggaaaataattcCACATCTAAAGGTTATAGCTTGCAAGGATTCCCTTGGGCTTTTATG GTGTGGGCTTTCGAAGCAATTCCTATACTAGGAGAGGCTTTTGGACAGCCATTGATAGAATCTCCCTTGCCACTTCCAAGATTGCTCCGATGGTACGATAAAAAGAAGACACCCCCAGATTATAAAACAGTGTTATTAACAATGCAAAATAAAGAG gTTGTGGTGCATCCTACTTTGGTTCCTACTAATGTTGAgtcaaaaaaatcatatttgatTAATTGGGAGGATTTGAAAGATGAGGTGGATGAGAATATAGATCGGTTGACAAAAGTAGTTAGTGGTGTGACACGATTAGTTAACTCTTCTCTCGAAAGGCATGAGATTCCGGTAGCTATGGATCACGACGGACATGAAACTGATATTAGAAGACAACCATCAAAGGGAGTTActgaaaatattaatttgagtGATTCACCAGACAAACTTTCTCAACTTATTGAATTATGTGCAAATATGTTTAATGAGATGAAGGATATGAACAAGAAGTTGAATGAAAGAATGGATGGTCTCGATGCTAAAGTAGACCACTTGAGTGGTATAGTGGGTGGTTTGCATGTCCAGGTAGAaaaattaagcaaaaaaaaGTATGATGATGAAAATTTTCAGGTGGGTGATGAACAACCAGATATGTTGGAAAAGAAGGTAATTGGTGAGCTTGAAGAGGAAGGAAGCAACATGGTTGACAAAGATGAAGCTACCAAATTTGCGGGAGTATGTACTACAAGGGCGAAACGAACAAGGAAAACTAACCCAAAATATGATTGA